The Ziziphus jujuba cultivar Dongzao chromosome 12, ASM3175591v1 sequence CAGTCAAAAAAAGGATGGCGGAGATGGAGCATCCGACGAAGGCAATTGATTATTATACTcacttttgatttgatttgtatgttttttgtttttttttatttttgactgaTTTTTGAAATGAAATGCATTAATATAACGTAACCTAATATAATTGCATATTAACTATAGGGAATTTAGCCATCCGGTTTTGGAAATAATTGAGGCTAAAGAGAAGCAGCCTCACATGGTGGATACCGAGCATCTGATAAAGGCTAAGTTTGGAGGAGTGTTGTGGTGTTCCATCTATATACTGTCCAAGGCTGCTGGGGTCCCACGACACTAGCCCTCTGCTAGAGAGGCCACCTATAAATTCATCTAATGCCAACCATCATCCCTAggtcttttaattttcttttgatttgtgtatgtatatatatatatatatatatatgtatatgtagcaGGGGTGGTTTAAAATGTTAGTATTTGTAAgcaattttagtttaatttgcaTAATATAGGGTGAATCAAAATCAGAACCAGAATcagaatcaaaatcatcacatgTTTTGAGGCAAGGACCTTATTTGGAAAGTCTAATTCAAAGAGCTATTGAATGTAACAACTTtgctatatatacacacacaatttTATGTAACAAAATTGAATATTATACAACTAAAATGTCACCACCTTCAATAGTTGGTGGATACAAAAATTGTCATCCGTTAATTTCAGGACTAAAAGACGTagtcaaatatattttgataaaaaaataaaaaataaaaaataataaaaaaacacccTTAACTACAGAAACAAGGGTTAGGATCGATGATCATGAATGGACCTCTGGTCAAAAATCAGAGTTGTGATTGACACATTTAGCATCTCTGCCGTTGAAACCATATGGAACAGATACCTAGCCATAGTCTTCCATTTTCACAAGTTTTGCAGAAATGTCTTCCTATTCTCAGAAATTACAAAAAACACTCCTTTGCATTTCATTTTTAACGCAATATCACCCTTTTAcacataattttgtaaaatttttcgtATGATTGTACAAAAATGTACAAATATCAATTATAGTACAAAAACTGTATTTACATAAAAACGTGAAAAATTAACCAACAAGaatcttttttttaagaaaaaagatgtTAAAAAGGATGATAttgcaataaaaagaaaatgtgagAGGCTGTTTCTGtaagttttgaaaatataaaggcACACTTTTGTAGAGATAGTAAAACAAATGGTGCACGTCCAATGTAGTTTTCCTtctatgttttcctttttttttttttttttttgggttaaaattcTCTCACCAAATATTTTACTATGCAGTGTTAACTAACCATTCGAGCTACCTTGGCTAAAAAAATCTGTACTGAAATCTTGACTACCAAATGCCATTCTTCGAAACCATCGAATTTCTTCAGACTGTTGTGCTGAGTTAAACATCTCACTTTCCCCAACTCTCATTCCATTGGTCAGATCTGAAGTTGCTAAACCGTCGAATGCTCTAACAACCTGAGAAGAACAAGAATGTCTTAGAAAAAATGATTCTCGGTGTAACCAAATAACAGAAAAGATAATACATATTATAAAGTATTTTAATTAAGCATTTGGCATCACCAAGTAAAACGTTATCTGTCCCATCCAAAAATGTTATTTGAAAAAGttattctttattaattttaattagaaatactTTTAGCCTACAAAGGTGCTTTCAGAAAATAAACACTTATTAAAAATTgtctaaatattttcaaaagtagttttttaaacttcaaaaactgtttttggcattccataaATCCTGTCAAATATAGCCTTTATTGCCCTGCTACAACAGTTCGTAGTATATTCATTACTTGCTATTCCAATTAAGAGTTTGAAAAATTAGCTGCCatgtaaataaattatgttattattttcctcccatttaaaatattaaagaaaaggaaaagcaaaaaagaaaagcaaaaataaaacagaTTTCATTCCAATTGTAAATTCTTCAGCAATTTGTCCTTGTCTCAGACTAGAAATCTTCAATCAACAGTTTAGTACTTAATTTATCGCTTGGAAAATTTAAATGAGCGATGGTTTAAGTGATGCGGATGCATACAttgcttcccttttttttttttaaatttaattttttgaatacatTTTGCTtgcttgtttatatatatatatatatgtcttacaACCATTTATGGTCCAACTCATGATataataatcaattatttaCTTCATATTCTCTTCTCAGAAATCTCTCTTTTCACCTCTCAAGAAATCTTTCGTGCACATACTATTTACGTTTCCTATTTTTCTGTAATAAGCTGCCGGTTATTTAGTAATAATTGGGGTATGAAATAATTGGACAGAAAagcacaattatttttttaatattggtaTTATCCAATGGGGTGCACTACACTACACCTTGCcagctaaaaaattaaaaaataataataaaaacaaatctgGATTTATctccttgtttatttatttttgtttgtttcttatttttgaGAAGGCGTCAAATTCTAAAGTATatttgtgaaaaataaaaagatcaatatatatactttGTACTACTTTTTCCCAAATATGTGAAAACATCTTTTTAAGAAAGCAATGATAAGTCCAATCGACACCAGCACCAACATGACTATTGTTAATGACAAAAAATATGGGccgaaatgaaaatatataaagataaatatataatctgAAATATcagtaatcaaaataaaacatgttTATGTGTATCTACATTCTTATATGTTGTTGGCTATTACAAATTATCCTTCTCATATTATAATTTCATAATAGCATCAGCTATCTCAGTGAAAATTGATccaaatttttatcattatctAATTAAACagattatttgataaaaattttaagttcTGTGGATCATTTTCTATCTTGGAAGCTCAAAGAAAGAGATATCCTAGAAGAAGAGGGAGACTTTTTTGAAGAGGACTCACTTAAAATGGGTTTGAATGGCCTTGTGGAAGAGTAGGCTGGAGAGTTAAAAATGGGTCTCCGTATGGATTCGAAGTAGCCCTTATTAAGGCCCATATAGAGCCCATCTGAGATAGATGAACCTATGCTGTAATTTTGCTTAGTTCTCTCTCTTTAGTCTTTGTACCACCAAGGGAAAGGCTTCTgtagaaagaagaaaatgatggaGGACTTATTTTCAGATATCCCACCAAAATTTGCATACTATTATTTAAGGTCAaacacataaatttttttataagtatgtaatctttaattttggatcttttaaatatgtgtgtgtgttgggGGGGGTGTGTGGTTGGTGGTGTGtggaataggaaaaaaaaattgtatagttTTTGCTTAGTagcaataatttaaaacaataatgttaATTACCTTTACAAATAAAAGGTAAGAAAACTTATACCAAGTACGAATCAACATCCTCTGTGTTTTTCATGATACACCTGAGAAGGAATTATCATTCCTTCTCTATTCATTGCCTGATTCTCACTGTTTgtaaattgaataattttgtttttattgacatttattttttggaattttattttattttggactgtataatatataatttattttttgattttgggattaaaaaaacaaaagcaacaacaagaaaaataatatataatttgcaaCGATCTCTAAAAGCCTTCCTCAAAAAGAAAGCCTCCATGACACCTAAGGAAAGAAATTAATCTTATGAGAAATCAGAATCCCAAAGTAGTAGAATTCCAGTAATATATTACAATTCTATCAtacattagaaagaaaaaaaaaaatatatatatatatatatatatattaattaatattacagagaacaaaatctctctctctctttatatatatatatatttatatatatatatatatatatccaaaacataaatataaatataaaatatattttaaataaatatatatttggtaaccTCAGTTAGACGCCAACGCTGATTGAATTTCAGGTTACACAATGATTTGAAGGCAATGACTTTTTACACTGTCCCTCTTAATAAGCTTTGCCACATGTTGTTTTATTCTTGCTTAAGCCTTGTTGATATACCATCCTTGGAGAAGAAGGAACTTATTCCTTTCAACACAAAATGAACTTCTTTCATTAACCATCACCATGATCTTCatcagcttcttcttcttcttccactcTCCAAAACCTAAACCTAATACATGGAAGATCTCACCATGCTTGGCGCAGATTGCGTGGTCATATCCTGTTGCTGCCAATGCTTGATCCTTCAAATCCTTGTTCTCGTCTTCCTCCAATTTCCCTACAAATTGATTCGAAAGACAAAGAATTACACAATGAAGAAACTTCATCGTCATCAGGGAAGAAAGAAACAAGAGAAGAACATAtcggaaaataataaaaaaatggatggATTCAAAAGTGAGTTTGTAGGTGGTGTTATTGGAGGATCtataagaaaaagaattgaAGGAGAAGAACATTATTGTGGATGTTGTATGGAAGAGGTTGAGAAGGTGTTGGAGGAGTTGTCTTTGAAGGGAGAGTTTGCTTTTGGAAGCTTTTGGGGCAGGGGAGAATCAGGGTTAATTTTTCCAACTCCTTTAGATAAGCATGAATTTGATTATGATAATTTTGTACAATGCAATTTAATTGAAATGCTCGATTCTTTCAACTGTTCATAATTCATATAGGAATATTACATTcggattataaatttaaactcTCAATATGTTTATGATGGAATAAAAGTAATGGTAAAATTTACTATCTTACCATGGTATCTACATCAAATTTGATCATACTTATATTGTGTACGTGTTTAGTTTTCAAGAGAAATCAAATCACTTGCTTCACATAACTAGCAAGGACAAAAcattcgttttttttttctttttttcttttttttttcctttttttttgggttcaattaTATTTTGTACTATATCAATGTTTAAATAATTGACTATCATAAGAAAATCCAGTAATACGAGTTTGTTCTCAACCTTGTTTCctagaaaatccaaaaattccAGTAACTTTAGAGAAGACCTAACTCTGTTCTCGACTATGTATTCACGCCTTATTTTAGAGTACTTATTATGCAATACTAGACATAATCCTTGGGACTTAAAAATTTTACCAAACAAATTGTTTAATTAGATTATAATAAATTTGGATCAATTTTCACTGAGATAGATGATGCTATAGTTTGGGGATGATttattaatatgaaattatatataagaaGAATAATGCATAATAGCCAACAATATATAAGAATGTGGAAACACAAAAAATgtctaaaattgaaataaaataaaatatgacaaTATTATATCTTAAGGTCACGAAAGGTATTAGCCAATGATGTTTATTTAGGCCTTATGATATACCTTATAAAGGAGTTCAATTCACAGACAAAATATTCTTATGCTTTGGATATCGCCCTTAATGACTGAAAAGCTTGTTCGATGATCTCTGTACTCATTTTTCTTCAGCTTTTGtacattattagtttttttttctttatctattaaaattgtggttttatttttacttttatttgtttattttatgcaaCTAATTTCACTGTTGCTATTGGCCATTGAGCTTAGTGTGCTTCCCAAACCGTTCATCGTGTGCGAAGGCAAGAATCAAATGCTCAACATAATACAAATGCCTCGCCATACTCAAAAGTGCTTTTGTTGAATAAATTGGAGGTAtgcaaataaaaatgtttgtttACCTTTCccctttacatatatatagatggatAGATATTATTCTTTTAGTTTTTGCTTTGGCTGAAGGAACCCTGcgtaaattgataaaattttgttgcctatttataaaaaaataaaaacaaacataaaaaaagttaagaGTGATAAACTATCTATTACACTAATCCAGTAAATCCTGCGTTATAAAGTCATCATATAAAAAACAACcgattgaaaggaaaaaaaaaaattaaattaaactaggaaactaaatagcctaaaaattttcataataaatatcTCCGACATCCAAATTAAGATAGCACGTACTCTGCTTCACCCTGTTCAATCTGCATAagaattatcaaaaattattacaagtatttttttaccaaaatgtAATGGTTATTAAccaaaagcaaaagaagaatAGAAGGCATTATGGTAAACAAATAGTATACCTTCTGTTTGATTAACTGATAGTATACAGGGGCTACACTACCACGAGGATATTCCTTGTTCAAGGAAGCCTCGAGCTTTTCCTCATCAATTGTGTGATATAGGGGTGGTATTGAAGTGGTTAAAAAATGTGACATATCACATTCGGGTGCCACTGAATTCATGAATGATGCTACACTAGTTTTGGGATGTAGAGCACTAATACACTATCATGCAAAAATTGGTGGGATATCTGAAAATCCTCCATCAACTGCTTGCCAAACCTTTCATCTTGTGCGAAAGCACAAACCAATTGTTCAATAAATACAAGTTTATCACCGCACTCGTTCTTGAGTTCAATAGCCCGTTGGATTAGACTTTCCAAATAAGGTCCTTGCCTCACAACAGCATCCTAGTgacaatcaaaaaataaataaataaaaaaacacataacactaaaaatttaatttaatttaacttttaaaccacCACTACTAATACATAGTATACAACTAAATGGAAAGAGGACAATTGAAAGAGGATCTGACCTTGGATGATGAAGATGGTTGGGATTGGATGAATTCATTGGTGGCCTCTATCATAGGGGTAGTGTCGTGGACCCCAGCTACGTAAATTTCCAATGGACCAGCATAAGAGTGCTTCAGAAATAGGTCCGCAAGACCAGCATGACAACTCAAGATGGCCCTCATCAGATGCTCATTCTCCACGACGTGCTGCTGTTTTTCTTTAGCCAATTCAATACTATGAGCAATTACTGCCAAAGCCTCGTTGTTAAAGCaatttatatattacatatatattatgcaaatctcaaaatcagtcaaaagaaaaatcactcaaatataaaaaatataaaaaatatatatatatatatatatatatataaattaattaaatgaattgcCTTCATGAGATGCTCTATCTCCATAATTTTTTGCAATCCCTCTTGTGAAGAAGTGACACATGCATGCCTATTCTGCATCGCTGAACCGATATGCAGCCTTacacaaaaagaagaaagggaccaaaataataataataataattgagaagattttgctttttattaaataaatcaatcaagaaaaaataaataaaaccaatttttttctagaacaatttttaaataataataacaataccaATTGTTGTGGGGaaattttgcctttttttaaaaaaaaaaatcgatctgaaatatatatatatatatatagatataaacatATACAAACAAAGCTCTTAGAATAATAATAGGTGATTAAGAATGACTATAGAGGAGATATATAATACCATACCCTTGGGGAGGGTATTATACGGCGTGTGGAACAGGGAATTAGGAATGTTGTGGTGAATTCATGATGGGTTGGCTTCTTCATACGCAACGACGGGTTTGCTGCCGTCGTCAAGGATGTGGGTTTGGATCTAAAGATCTGCCGGCTACCACCGTCCAAGGAAATTGGCTGCAGAGCACGAACAACCCTCACAGCTGATGGAAACGACGTCGGTGAAGCCACCATTGTTGTTTGGTCTACTTCTTTGTTGGGAGTTCGGAAGctgttttggcttttttttttttttttaaataatgataaaattaataggaatttaattttttttaaaaataataattttttatttaaatatttattataatataaaaaaatatcgatctaaaatattaaatttttataaatataaaaaaattatttctatttataaaatattatttttaaaatttaaaaaaaataattttttttaaaaatatatatttatttttaatatattatataataatatatttaattatttatagatttcaattttttcattaaatttgaaaaactaaattttaaaaattaatttctttcttgattttaacattttgaaaagGGATCTTAACGAAATTCTTGCGTGATTTGATGGAAAGTTGTTCGGTACAAAGTACAACTAGCGTGTCTACTTTTCagctttataaaaaaatatattaattttttttcctaataaatTGGGTAATAACAATTGTTACCTTTTACTTCTCCAGACTctcttaattgttttattttgttgtttttctgagaaaaaaaaaatttgttattaaattgcAATATTTTATACTTGCTCCTTATTAAATTATCGTGTaattctttatctttttaaatctcgatgtaaaatttatttttaaataaaataaaaaattataaaaatattaaaataaaaataatcaacatAAAGTTTTACTTAAATAGTAGTCAGtagtacaaaaataataataataaaataattatatttacaaaatttaaatattaaatgataaataaaaatattacatttatGAAAATAGCATTAAGTAATTATAtcgataaataataaatatttaataaatataatatatattacccAAATATTAAACCGGTTCACATTTTGTTGCAAACTGGAATCCTGGTTGTGTAGcctctgttgttgttgttgtttcctctttttttttatatatatattttttcccttGAGAGAAAAGACcgaaattttatttgaacttcaaaagaataaaaataaaataaaaataaaaaaagaagagctCGGTGTATGGTGCTGTACACTTACATAATTGGGTCCAATAGgcctgataaaaaaaaaacaaaggcccATAGTCCAAATTATTTTTCGCCGATCTAGTAAGGGCACagatttgatttttcttcttttttttttttttttttttttttgggggggttacaattattttctaatttaaaaaggaGTTCAGTTGCAATCCACAGCCTCAATCTGTCATCTGATTAATTTAAAGGAAGCGGATGAAGCCTCGACATTTTGGAGTACAAGGAGTCCCAAttcagtttttaatttattttatgttattgctTGCAATTGATATTAAGAAATAATGAGTGTTTGTTTAtggataatatatttttttttctcatcattatagatgaaattttaacatggttttgatttttgttttggtaaacggaaaaatatttttggaagtattttttgtttttatcaatttttgaaaattggaaGTAAACAGCCAAACTATTCGTCTAGCTGGGTTTTTGAAAATCACTACAccaaaatatgattaaaaaaaccaTCAAATAATACAACTGTTAGACTTGAGAACATCATGAAGCCATTCAAGAGCTTCTTCAACCTATGATTCAAAACCAGAagaataaacaatataattggCAAGACAACGATCCACACTATGTTAAGAGCAAACCAAACTCCTGTGAAGAGACAAAAGCCCTCTAATATCCATCAAccgtaaaataattaaaacccaAATTACCAAAAGCACAAAcatttatatctatatctatataatatataaaagaagaaacgtacattattttttcaaattctttcaaaaatatttttttattttattttttttattattattatttattatttattagttattattcattattttattttttatagatacaattaaatatatataaaattaaattttgatataatttaattatatatgataataattttgaaatatatttattttatttattattatttattatttatcattcattatcttacttttttatggatataattaaacatatatataattaatttttaatataaatatccataactatcaaacaattgataaaattacatatggtttaaattttgaaatagtttgaaaataaataattatttatcaaatatatatttatgggtttgtgaaaccataattaaaacaaattgttaatggttaataaggaaaaaaagacAACGATTCTCTActagaaaaatcaaaaataataaattttggtcAACTATGCCGAAAAGAAAGGGTAGAGAATTGTGGAGgttt is a genomic window containing:
- the LOC125418735 gene encoding uncharacterized protein LOC125418735 encodes the protein MEDLTMLGADCVVISCCCQCLILQILVLVFLQFPYKLIRKTKNYTMKKLHRHQGRKKQEKNISENNKKMDGFKSEFVGGVIGGSIRKRIEGEEHYCGCCMEEVEKVLEELSLKGEFAFGSFWGRGESGLIFPTPLDKHEFDYDNFVQCNLIEMLDSFNCS